TGACTTTATTCGGAAAGGCTGTAAGGAAGATAAACTCGAAGATCCAGCTTAGAGGTGGGGGTATATCTACACCACCTCTGCCCCTATAAAAGTAGCCTTCTAACTCATCACTCCTTTCACGATCGGTCGGATAAGCGAACCATACTCTGTTAAATAACCCTCCTTCACCATAATACACCCTCCTCTGCCTAAAGAAGGCAGATGTATCCTCAATCTTACCTTCATTGGCATTTAGGATCAGGAAGCCATTGGGTACATGAGAGTAAACCAGACGCTCGGCATACCATCGATCCTCAGCCTTCACAGTAATAGGTAGAATAGGTTTCATCGAAGCGCTCCAGTAAAGAGTGCCGTTGAACCTCAGAATATCGGAATCCTGAAAGTCTATATATGGTATGAGACCGATCTCGGGCTTCAATTTAGCAAAGGCTGCCTCCCAATCCCAAAGCCTCACCTTCTTTAATAATTCGCTATTGCTCTTCACATAACTATCGATTTCTGCGATAGGTACTACTTTAATGCTGAAGTTGTATGGGACTTCTTTTACCTCGTCGAGTTGAGCCAAGTATCTATTTACAGCGATCTCTTGCATGGTGTATGGGCCACGCCACGCTACTTTATTTGCATCAGCGATACTATTTTGAATGGTGATGGTAGAACCTACCAGAAGGATGATCAGGAGGATGGGGACGAGGCGCATAATAACCATTCTCCTTACAGGCATATCCCAGATCCTTCTCCTCGCATCCTTAATTGCAAATATAGCGAGTATTATACCGATTGCAGCCAAACCTCCAATTACCACCCGTGTGTTGTAATCGATATAATCTGTAAAGAATGCGTTGACCATGGCCCAAAGTAGCCCTATTGAAAGTAATCCTTCGATCAAGGCCAGGTAGAATGGCGCCCTACCGATGATCGATTCGACTGGTGAAAAAGCGAAGATCCTAACAAGATTTGTAACCACCACAAGTAGGAAGAACCTCAGGGTCAATGCACCGATTATGGGAGGTAGAATCAGGGTGAGTGATGGTATGAGTGGGATTACATTTTCTTTTGCATAATTCATATCGAAAGGCGGTGTAATGAAAGGTAGTTTGAAGAGATTCCAGATGAGGTTTAATTGGGGATCCCAACCTTTACTCATCGAATAAATCGCCATACCAAATAGCAGATTACCCATGAATAGCGCACCTATGCAGATCTTTGTGATCTGCCACAGAATGAATTTGATCAAAGGTAGTTTAAAGCGCCCGAAATCGAAGTAATCGGGCGGGATATTTTCCATTACACCTTGCTCTTTGATGGCACGTAAAATCAGCCTTAAAATCCACCAAACGATAGACCTTCGATTCTTAAAATCGACCCGGAAGAAAGCGATCGTGGCTAGAATAAAACCACTGATGAGCGTAAAGTATATGGGTAAGATGAATAACTCGCCAAATTCCACAATGTTGAGCCAGAACCATAAAACCTCCTTACCCACTATAATGAGTACAAATAGAGTAACTACGATGATGAGTAACCAAATTATTCTACCTGCAAACCTTCTAGGAGAAGGTTCACCCATTTCATAAAAGTTAATTTTCAATTTATATTTACACCAAATTAATAATTTTGGTCCTGAATAAATATTTAAATACTTTTATTAAGAGTTGAGTTTCGTCGTGTTTTAACAAAAGATCATTAACCTTAAGCGTAATGTTGGTAGATCACCAACGCATACTTACAAATTAAGTCGTTCTAATTATTTGTATTTAAAATGAAAGTATGGACCTCTTCTCCGATTTTAGTATTAGTAATAGATAAAAATTTGCATGTTAATAGCTTAAGGAGGAATTGAGAAGAAAAGATCTAATACTTATACATCCACCGAGTATATTCGACTTTAGAAAAAAACCTATCCTTTGGGGTCCGATCAGTGATACCGTCCCTTCGACACCGATCTTCGAAATGTACCCCATAGGTTTTATGACGATAGCTAACTATCTACACCGAAACCATTACAGTGTAGAGATAGTCAACCTCGCGGTCCGGATGATGAAGGATGCTAAATTCGATGTTGTGAAGTACCTATCTTCACTGAAGGCTAAAGTCTTTGGGATAGACTTCCATTGGCTCCCTCACGTTCAAGGCAGCCTTAAAGTCGCACATCTGCTGAAGAAATTGCATCCAGACGTACCCATCGTTATGGGAGGATTATCCGCTACGTATTACGCTCAAGAAATCTTAGAGAACTTCCCTCAAATAGACTTTATAGTGAAGGGCGATTCGGGTGAAGAGCCTCTACTGTGCCTATTAAGAGAGATCGAAAGGGGTAAAGAAGAATTCTCATCCGTCCCAAATCTCAGTTGGCGAGATCGTGAAGGAAGAATTCACCATAACCCCATTACTTACGTTCCAGATAGCCTAGACCATTTAAATGTTGATAAATGGTTCCTTGCATCCTTCATCCTTAAAGGGAGGTTCAATGCGAATCATGCACCCTACTACTTGTGGGATAAAGCACCTATAGGTGCGATTCTAACTTGTAAGGGATGCATCTTTAACTGTGTTACCTGTGGTGGTTCTTGCTATACATATAGCGAATTTTACAGTCGAAGGAAGATCGCCTTTCGCAGCCCAAAGAATCTAGTGGAAGATCTATCGCTCATCGACACATTTATACGCATACCTGTATACATACTTGGAGATATAAGACAAGCTGGTAATAGATACGTTGAGGAATTTCTAAGTAGATTGAGGGATGAAAGGATCGACCTTCCGATCATCTTCGAACTCTTTACACCCGCTCCAAAGGACTTTATCAATAGTATAGCGAGAAGTGTTCCAGATTTCGGCTTTTCACTATCCCCTGAATCGGCCGATCCAGAGGTTAGAAGGGCTCAAGGAAGATATTATACAAATGATGCGATAGAACGTACCATCGTAAATAGCTTAGAAGCTGGCGCTTCACGATTCGACCTCTTCTTTATGCTGGGTTTGGGGAAAGAGAGTGAGCAGAGCGTACAGACGACCTTCGATTACTGCCTTAAGCTGACCAAGAGTTTTTACAAGAAGAACTTTTACACCTTCTTATCTACCCTTACACCATCCCTCGACCCTGGCTCTCAGGCCTTCGAATATCCGAGCATTCACGGATTTCGATTAAGGTATAAAACACTCTTAGAACACTACCATGCCTACTCTATGCCGAGTTGGGCTTACTTCATAAATTACTCCACACAGAACTTCTCCTCTAACGATATCGTCGAATTGACCTATAGAGTAGCGTACTTTACAGCGGAGCTTCGAAGAATTCATACGAATAATAAAGAAGAGGTAGATTTGATCAAGAGTAGAATCGATGCTTCAAGGTTGATTTTAAGGAAGATCGATGAAATAATGCAGATAAAGGATGATGTAAAGCGTGAGGAAGAGTTGCAACGACTTACCAATATCGTTCAATCGGACGGAGGGAGTAGAATCGTTCATACACTCGAGGAACTTTTAAGAGAATTCTGACGAATATATCATTAACTTATAATTTATTACGATATAAATAGAGTCGGAGTTTGCATCTTTTCTCTTCTTTTGAATAAGAACCTACTTACAATTTTCAAAGGAGCCTCCTTTCACAATTCGAATTTATAAAGGTTCCAAGAGAATGCCTTATTATTTTAAGATTATTTTCGATTATCG
This DNA window, taken from Nitrososphaerales archaeon, encodes the following:
- a CDS encoding UPF0182 family protein, whose translation is MGEPSPRRFAGRIIWLLIIVVTLFVLIIVGKEVLWFWLNIVEFGELFILPIYFTLISGFILATIAFFRVDFKNRRSIVWWILRLILRAIKEQGVMENIPPDYFDFGRFKLPLIKFILWQITKICIGALFMGNLLFGMAIYSMSKGWDPQLNLIWNLFKLPFITPPFDMNYAKENVIPLIPSLTLILPPIIGALTLRFFLLVVVTNLVRIFAFSPVESIIGRAPFYLALIEGLLSIGLLWAMVNAFFTDYIDYNTRVVIGGLAAIGIILAIFAIKDARRRIWDMPVRRMVIMRLVPILLIILLVGSTITIQNSIADANKVAWRGPYTMQEIAVNRYLAQLDEVKEVPYNFSIKVVPIAEIDSYVKSNSELLKKVRLWDWEAAFAKLKPEIGLIPYIDFQDSDILRFNGTLYWSASMKPILPITVKAEDRWYAERLVYSHVPNGFLILNANEGKIEDTSAFFRQRRVYYGEGGLFNRVWFAYPTDRERSDELEGYFYRGRGGVDIPPPLSWIFEFIFLTAFPNKVIHVLRYRDVYERMQTLFPYFQYTFYGKRVDMLPVTDGENTYWLMPLIIVLDTKDVPWSNGNSLMRLVGYSLIDVYHGDIRLIILGDDFFSQLFKRVYSKYITTEIPDWLKNQLRYPEELFEWRVNMYNFYHVTSPETFIIAKEFFEIPRGLDTYYVIAKPPNFEKPEYIGLLSLELRGAGGRNLAGYMVVRNEYEGFGEMIFYAVDIKSPIKLLGPTAVLEALEKNPEFAKLKTLLRAPRIGDIILYRIGDHDVYLIPVYTAGAGGVVTEMGVVAAVGATFTGKYYVGLSTTGSAEEAFRSFLITLSGEETPKVHVITIEQRKANIMNLFKEANVKLLQPISMNPNVSFREGIVTYISDADWNATKSLIKSFIENWVSKADQALLWFEDSKMNIGVL
- a CDS encoding TIGR04190 family B12-binding domain/radical SAM domain protein — its product is MRRKDLILIHPPSIFDFRKKPILWGPISDTVPSTPIFEMYPIGFMTIANYLHRNHYSVEIVNLAVRMMKDAKFDVVKYLSSLKAKVFGIDFHWLPHVQGSLKVAHLLKKLHPDVPIVMGGLSATYYAQEILENFPQIDFIVKGDSGEEPLLCLLREIERGKEEFSSVPNLSWRDREGRIHHNPITYVPDSLDHLNVDKWFLASFILKGRFNANHAPYYLWDKAPIGAILTCKGCIFNCVTCGGSCYTYSEFYSRRKIAFRSPKNLVEDLSLIDTFIRIPVYILGDIRQAGNRYVEEFLSRLRDERIDLPIIFELFTPAPKDFINSIARSVPDFGFSLSPESADPEVRRAQGRYYTNDAIERTIVNSLEAGASRFDLFFMLGLGKESEQSVQTTFDYCLKLTKSFYKKNFYTFLSTLTPSLDPGSQAFEYPSIHGFRLRYKTLLEHYHAYSMPSWAYFINYSTQNFSSNDIVELTYRVAYFTAELRRIHTNNKEEVDLIKSRIDASRLILRKIDEIMQIKDDVKREEELQRLTNIVQSDGGSRIVHTLEELLREF